Below is a genomic region from Rosa chinensis cultivar Old Blush chromosome 5, RchiOBHm-V2, whole genome shotgun sequence.
AATTTAGGGCATAGTGGAAGAAATCTTTCTTCATGAATACATAGCCAGTGAAATATACAAACGAAAatcacaaaacaagaaaaaattaagCTTCTAATTTCAGCACACATGCACAACACATTTCAATACATGTTAAAACACTGTCCAATTTAACGCAGAGTTTCAACATGTTTGTTTAGCTCCTCCAGCTTCTTCATCCTCATTTTCTCACTTTCACCCACAAGCTGAAAGAAATCATGTATGTGAAAAAGGTTAGAAAATTAAGTAAGGAACATACAATAGTTTAGAGATCACCTGAACAAGATTTGAGTATTTCAATATTATGAAGCTCTTTCCAAAAATTAAGTAATTTACCTCCATCAATCTGGAAAGTAGTTGAGCTTTCTCTCTGTTCTTCTCATTCAAAGCCTCAACTGCTTCCTTGTATTCCTTTTCCTGTGACCAATATACAAAACCATCAGACGACTCCGGAAAGTTAacagaaacaaaatacaaaatattAGCTTGAACCTTAATTAGAAGCTTGTTTGAGGCATTTACTGCCTATAGAAAATAATACCATGAATGAGCGATTATAATCTTGAAGCTGTGCAGAACAACTGAAGTTGAATGACTTGTATCATACAGATGCATAAACAAGACCAAGTACTTGATTTTCCAAGATAAAATCAAATGCCTTGTGATGATTAACTTTCGTTTCTTATAATCAATAACAAGAGTAACCAGTACTACATGACATTAGAGCATGATCATAAATAATAGCaacaatatatgtgtgtgtgtttgtgtaaaGATTAATGCCAAAAAAGTTCCACCTTCCTCTGGCAGCTCTGTCCCAGCGGCTTTAAATCTTTGTTAACTATATCTATTCTCTTCCGAATATTTGCAACTTCCTTTCtcattggatctgtcagtgcTTCAAGCTCCTGAAAGATTTGGGTAGTTTTGAAGTGAAGTAACCTCTATAACTTCATTGAAAAGCTTCGGATGAACAATTTAAATGTAGAATGATATAATTTCACACAAGTTGAAATCTCTAACTTCTTATTCTTCCCAATATCAAATTGTGACATGAACATCCTCTGAATCCTAGCTAGTTAAACAAAAAAGCATTTAAATCATAGCTAGTTAAcattttcaataaaaatttAGTCCTTCACTTGCTAGTTGAAACTTCCATCAACTCTTGAGTTACTTTTCCGTATTCCAAATTGCTTTAGAAGACATACTTGTAAGCTTGAAAGGGGGACAATATCATAATTTAGTGGCAATTGCAGTTTACTTACTTCGCGAATCTCAGCTAAGCGCCTACTTGCTTCTTCAGCTCGTCCCAGCTGAGCTTGAACCTTGTCTCTCAcctccatcttcttcctctcaatCTCTTCCTCCTTGACACGAAAAATAGCCAATGCAGACCTTGACATCTCTTCTTCCTTGTCATCAACCGGACTCCCATTGTAACTAACAATGGCACCGGAGTTCTTGACACGCTGCATCTGCAATTGCTGCTGCTCCCATAACTGTTTCGGCGTTGCCATTGCTTCCTCTTCAACCTCTATTCTCTCCCTTGAAACACTCTTATTGATCCTCTCTTAGTTTCTCCTTTTCCTTTAAATGATGGTTGTCTTTCTCCTGTTGTAGGTGAGTTATAAGAAAGGCTAGCTTTAAAGGTATGAAACCCATCAACACAGCTTGCTTTACAACATTAACTGTATTACAATATGACTTTGAATGACCAAAATGCCTAGCTGCTTACTTTACATTCAAAAAGTTAATAATAGATTTTAGCTTTGTTGAATATATCAAGACTCACTCAAAACCCTCTAATCCTCTTTCCACCTTTACTTAAAAGTCTACTTGATAACACATCAAATTACATTCTTTGTAGCGAAGTTATTGCAAATGCACAGTACTGTTCTTACCTACAggctaaagttttttttttttttcttctaattatcAATAAATATCAAAATGGATCTGTCTGTGTTGGTAAGATAGCTATTTTCTCAAGTTGGTGTATTGGCAAATTCAGGTAACTAATTCCAGCTCTCATTCCTTTATGTACAAAACtacacacatactatattagtGCACCCTTCACTTCTTGGTGTACAAATGAAGAAATACATGTACTTTTTCATAATAATTCTAAAATGAGGTTCACTTCTGTTAGATATGATTTGAAAATCTGTTGACAGCTAGGTTTAAAAGAGCAGTGGTGATTAATCTGTGTCTGTCAAGAAAGGGGTGCTTGGGGTGGAAGTTTTGTATTGAGGAGTGGAAGCCTTAGGGAACAAGACAGATTAGGAGAGACTCAAAAGCAGTTACAGCTACCTTTGTCAcaaataaattttgtttttcttctctctc
It encodes:
- the LOC112166348 gene encoding uncharacterized protein LOC112166348, with the translated sequence MATPKQLWEQQQLQMQRVKNSGAIVSYNGSPVDDKEEEMSRSALAIFRVKEEEIERKKMEVRDKVQAQLGRAEEASRRLAEIREELEALTDPMRKEVANIRKRIDIVNKDLKPLGQSCQRKEKEYKEAVEALNEKNREKAQLLSRLMELVGESEKMRMKKLEELNKHVETLR